A single window of Athene noctua chromosome 1, bAthNoc1.hap1.1, whole genome shotgun sequence DNA harbors:
- the POLR3F gene encoding DNA-directed RNA polymerase III subunit RPC6 isoform X1 has protein sequence MAEVKVKPEVPDPMDIENRIIELCHQFPHGITDQVIQNDMPHMEAQQRAMAINRLLSMGQLDLLRSNAGLLYRIKESQNASKMKGSDNQEKLVYQIIEDAGNKGIWSRDIRYKSNLPLTEINKILKNLESKKLIKAVKSVAASKKKVYMLYNLQPDRSVTGGAWYSDQDFESEFVEVLNQQCFKFLQSKAEAARESKQNPMIQRNSSFASSHEVWKYICELGISKVELSMEDIETILNTLIYDGKVEMTIIAAKEGTVGSVDGQMKLYRAVSPLIQPTGLVRTPCGLCPVFDDCHEGGEISPSNCIYMTEWLEF, from the exons GATTATCGAGCTGTGTCATCAGTTTCCTCATGGCATCACAGACCAGGTGATTCAGAATGATATGCCTCACATGGAAGCCCAGCAGCGAGCTATGGCTATCAACAGGCTGCTCTCAATG GGACAACTGGACCTTCTCAGGAGCAATGCAGGTCTCCTATATAGAATCAAAGAGTCTCAAAATGCAAG taaaatgaaagGCTCTGACAATCAAGAGAAGCTGGTTTACCAAATTATAGAAGATGCAGGCAACAAAG GTATTTGGAGCAGGGACATTAGATACAAAAGTAATTTGCCTTTAACGGAGATAAACAAGATACTGAAAAACTTGGAAAGCAAGAAGCTAATTAAAGCAGTTAAATCTGTAGCA GCATCAAAGAAGAAGGTGTATATGCTATATAACCTGCAGCCTGACCGGTCAGTGACTGGTGGGGCTTGGTACAGTGACCAAGACTTTGAGTCTGAATTTGTGGAGGTGTTAAATCAACAGTGTTTTAAATTTCTACAGAGTAAG gcagAAGCAGCTCGAGAGAGCAAACAGAACCCCATGATACAGAGGAACAGCTCATTTGCCTCATCCCATGAGGTGTGGAAATACATCTGTGAACTGGGTATCAGTAAG GTTGAGTTGTCAATGGAAGACATTGAAACCATTTTAAATACACTAATATATGATGGGAAAGTGGAGATGACTATTATTGCTGCAAAGGAAGGGACGGTAGGCAGTGTGGATGGACAGATGAAGTTGTACAGAGCTGTTAGTCCTCTCATACAACCCACTGGATTAGTCAGGACGCCCTGTGGACTCTGCCCT GTTTTTGATGATTGCCATGAAGGTGGTGAGATTTCTCCATCCAACTGTATTTATATGACAGAGTGGCTGgagttttga
- the POLR3F gene encoding DNA-directed RNA polymerase III subunit RPC6 isoform X3 encodes MAEVKVKPEVPDPMDIENRIIELCHQFPHGITDQVIQNDMPHMEAQQRAMAINRLLSMGQLDLLRSNAGLLYRIKESQNASKMKGSDNQEKLVYQIIEDAGNKGIWSRDIRYKSNLPLTEINKILKNLESKKLIKAVKSVAAEAARESKQNPMIQRNSSFASSHEVWKYICELGISKVELSMEDIETILNTLIYDGKVEMTIIAAKEGTVGSVDGQMKLYRAVSPLIQPTGLVRTPCGLCPVFDDCHEGGEISPSNCIYMTEWLEF; translated from the exons GATTATCGAGCTGTGTCATCAGTTTCCTCATGGCATCACAGACCAGGTGATTCAGAATGATATGCCTCACATGGAAGCCCAGCAGCGAGCTATGGCTATCAACAGGCTGCTCTCAATG GGACAACTGGACCTTCTCAGGAGCAATGCAGGTCTCCTATATAGAATCAAAGAGTCTCAAAATGCAAG taaaatgaaagGCTCTGACAATCAAGAGAAGCTGGTTTACCAAATTATAGAAGATGCAGGCAACAAAG GTATTTGGAGCAGGGACATTAGATACAAAAGTAATTTGCCTTTAACGGAGATAAACAAGATACTGAAAAACTTGGAAAGCAAGAAGCTAATTAAAGCAGTTAAATCTGTAGCA gcagAAGCAGCTCGAGAGAGCAAACAGAACCCCATGATACAGAGGAACAGCTCATTTGCCTCATCCCATGAGGTGTGGAAATACATCTGTGAACTGGGTATCAGTAAG GTTGAGTTGTCAATGGAAGACATTGAAACCATTTTAAATACACTAATATATGATGGGAAAGTGGAGATGACTATTATTGCTGCAAAGGAAGGGACGGTAGGCAGTGTGGATGGACAGATGAAGTTGTACAGAGCTGTTAGTCCTCTCATACAACCCACTGGATTAGTCAGGACGCCCTGTGGACTCTGCCCT GTTTTTGATGATTGCCATGAAGGTGGTGAGATTTCTCCATCCAACTGTATTTATATGACAGAGTGGCTGgagttttga
- the POLR3F gene encoding DNA-directed RNA polymerase III subunit RPC6 isoform X2, whose product MPHMEAQQRAMAINRLLSMGQLDLLRSNAGLLYRIKESQNASKMKGSDNQEKLVYQIIEDAGNKGIWSRDIRYKSNLPLTEINKILKNLESKKLIKAVKSVAASKKKVYMLYNLQPDRSVTGGAWYSDQDFESEFVEVLNQQCFKFLQSKAEAARESKQNPMIQRNSSFASSHEVWKYICELGISKVELSMEDIETILNTLIYDGKVEMTIIAAKEGTVGSVDGQMKLYRAVSPLIQPTGLVRTPCGLCPVFDDCHEGGEISPSNCIYMTEWLEF is encoded by the exons ATGCCTCACATGGAAGCCCAGCAGCGAGCTATGGCTATCAACAGGCTGCTCTCAATG GGACAACTGGACCTTCTCAGGAGCAATGCAGGTCTCCTATATAGAATCAAAGAGTCTCAAAATGCAAG taaaatgaaagGCTCTGACAATCAAGAGAAGCTGGTTTACCAAATTATAGAAGATGCAGGCAACAAAG GTATTTGGAGCAGGGACATTAGATACAAAAGTAATTTGCCTTTAACGGAGATAAACAAGATACTGAAAAACTTGGAAAGCAAGAAGCTAATTAAAGCAGTTAAATCTGTAGCA GCATCAAAGAAGAAGGTGTATATGCTATATAACCTGCAGCCTGACCGGTCAGTGACTGGTGGGGCTTGGTACAGTGACCAAGACTTTGAGTCTGAATTTGTGGAGGTGTTAAATCAACAGTGTTTTAAATTTCTACAGAGTAAG gcagAAGCAGCTCGAGAGAGCAAACAGAACCCCATGATACAGAGGAACAGCTCATTTGCCTCATCCCATGAGGTGTGGAAATACATCTGTGAACTGGGTATCAGTAAG GTTGAGTTGTCAATGGAAGACATTGAAACCATTTTAAATACACTAATATATGATGGGAAAGTGGAGATGACTATTATTGCTGCAAAGGAAGGGACGGTAGGCAGTGTGGATGGACAGATGAAGTTGTACAGAGCTGTTAGTCCTCTCATACAACCCACTGGATTAGTCAGGACGCCCTGTGGACTCTGCCCT GTTTTTGATGATTGCCATGAAGGTGGTGAGATTTCTCCATCCAACTGTATTTATATGACAGAGTGGCTGgagttttga